One genomic window of Marinobacter adhaerens HP15 includes the following:
- a CDS encoding NRDE family protein, which produces MCLIAFAVGQNPHFPLVVAANRDEFFRRPTAAMDWWTTESGTRVLAGRDLLSGGTWLAINTAGEVSAVTNVREGAPETGRISRGELPLRALTDSREHLERYLLDTADQFSGFNLVQLTTADGWYFSNRDAHPGRQIHRGVYGLSNHLLQTPWPKLLRLRQAAGDTIAAAGRDAATLHNELIPLLQDSTPAPDHMLPDTGVGLETERFLSSPFIVGSDYGTRATTVVTVSDSGEIEVTEQNWGPDARTGERRHFHWRR; this is translated from the coding sequence ATGTGCCTGATCGCTTTCGCCGTTGGCCAGAACCCTCATTTCCCATTGGTGGTTGCCGCCAATCGGGATGAATTTTTCCGCCGCCCGACGGCCGCCATGGACTGGTGGACCACCGAATCCGGTACCCGGGTGCTTGCCGGCCGTGACCTGCTCTCCGGTGGCACCTGGCTTGCGATTAATACCGCGGGAGAGGTCAGCGCCGTGACCAACGTCCGGGAAGGGGCACCGGAAACCGGCCGTATCAGTCGTGGTGAACTGCCTTTGCGGGCACTCACTGATTCCCGGGAGCATCTTGAACGCTATCTGCTCGACACCGCCGACCAGTTTTCCGGCTTCAACCTGGTGCAGCTGACCACAGCAGACGGATGGTATTTCAGCAATCGGGATGCCCATCCGGGCCGACAAATCCACCGTGGGGTCTACGGACTGAGCAATCATCTTTTGCAGACACCCTGGCCCAAGCTTCTGCGCCTCCGGCAGGCTGCGGGAGATACCATTGCCGCCGCCGGACGGGATGCGGCAACACTGCACAACGAGCTGATTCCGCTGCTCCAGGACAGCACACCCGCGCCAGACCATATGCTGCCCGATACAGGCGTTGGCCTGGAGACGGAACGCTTTCTGTCGTCGCCATTCATCGTGGGTTCGGACTACGGCACCCGGGCAACCACCGTGGTGACCGTTTCAGACAGCGGTGAAATCGAGGTGACGGAACAGAACTGGGGTCCGGATGCCCGGACCGGTGAACGACGTCACTTCCACTGGCGGCGATAG
- a CDS encoding DEAD/DEAH box helicase — protein sequence MSELSFAELGLDPAVLEAVSAVGYETPSPIQAQAIPALLAGNHLLGVAQTGTGKTAAFALPLLSRIDASVTDPQILVLAPTRELAIQVAEAFTTYASKFRNFHVLPIYGGQDFYPQIKGLRRGAQVIVGTPGRMLDHLRKGTLKLDSLKALVLDEADEMLRMGFIDDVEAILAKTPENCQRALFSATMPPQIKKVAQTYLRNATEVRIESETRTVERISQFVLPVYAERKLDALTRILEVEPIDAAIIFVRTKAETTMLAEKLSARGHAVAPLSGDLNQRQREQTVEDLKRGKKDIIIATDVAARGLDVSRITHVINYDVPYDTEAYIHRVGRTGRAGREGKAILLVTPRERSWLRTLERATNSPMEAYELPSPVELKKMREQQFESQLLGFAEDKKLAKAMSLLDEIAERNDMDMAMVAGALACWMEAAQPGSLPLEQPEALPTVSATPPRRDRKGGGGRPGENRKGPKGGFKKGGPKGRGGPGGRGKPPGKGGSKPAGKRPPRQA from the coding sequence ATGTCTGAATTGTCCTTTGCCGAACTGGGGCTGGATCCAGCCGTACTTGAAGCTGTGTCCGCCGTTGGCTACGAAACCCCGTCACCCATCCAGGCCCAGGCGATCCCCGCGCTGCTGGCCGGTAACCATCTGCTGGGCGTTGCCCAGACCGGAACCGGTAAGACCGCGGCATTTGCATTGCCCCTGCTGAGCCGGATTGACGCCTCTGTTACCGATCCCCAGATTCTGGTTCTGGCCCCAACACGGGAACTTGCCATCCAGGTGGCGGAAGCGTTTACCACCTACGCCAGCAAGTTCCGGAATTTCCACGTTTTGCCCATTTACGGTGGCCAGGACTTTTATCCACAGATCAAGGGTCTGCGTCGCGGTGCCCAGGTGATCGTAGGCACGCCGGGCCGGATGCTCGACCACCTGCGCAAAGGCACCCTGAAACTGGACAGCCTGAAAGCGCTGGTTCTTGATGAAGCCGACGAAATGCTGCGTATGGGCTTTATCGACGACGTGGAAGCGATCCTGGCGAAGACGCCGGAGAACTGCCAACGGGCATTGTTCTCGGCCACCATGCCGCCGCAGATCAAGAAAGTGGCCCAGACCTACCTGCGCAACGCCACAGAAGTTCGCATTGAAAGCGAAACCCGCACGGTCGAGCGTATCTCCCAGTTCGTTCTGCCGGTCTATGCTGAGCGCAAGCTGGATGCCCTGACCCGCATTCTGGAAGTCGAGCCGATTGATGCCGCCATTATTTTCGTGCGCACCAAAGCGGAAACCACCATGCTGGCCGAAAAGCTTTCTGCACGGGGCCACGCGGTCGCGCCCCTGAGCGGTGACCTGAACCAACGCCAGCGTGAACAAACGGTTGAAGACCTGAAGCGCGGGAAGAAAGACATTATCATTGCCACCGACGTGGCAGCACGCGGTCTGGACGTGTCCCGTATCACACACGTCATCAACTACGACGTTCCCTACGACACTGAAGCGTACATCCATCGGGTTGGCCGCACTGGTCGTGCCGGTCGCGAAGGGAAGGCGATCCTGCTGGTAACACCGCGCGAGCGCAGTTGGCTGCGAACGCTTGAACGCGCAACAAACTCGCCGATGGAAGCTTACGAGTTGCCGTCTCCCGTTGAGCTCAAGAAAATGAGGGAACAGCAGTTCGAGTCCCAACTGCTGGGCTTTGCGGAAGACAAGAAGTTGGCAAAGGCGATGTCGCTGCTGGACGAAATCGCCGAGCGCAATGACATGGACATGGCCATGGTAGCCGGCGCCCTCGCATGCTGGATGGAAGCAGCTCAGCCAGGCTCCCTGCCCCTCGAGCAACCAGAGGCCTTGCCAACCGTGTCGGCAACACCTCCCCGCCGTGATCGTAAAGGTGGCGGCGGTCGTCCGGGCGAGAATCGCAAGGGCCCGAAAGGCGGTTTCAAGAAAGGTGGCCCGAAGGGTCGTGGCGGCCCCGGTGGTCGAGGCAAACCGCCCGGCAAGGGCGGCAGCAAGCCCGCAGGCAAGCGCCCGCCTCGTCAGGCTTAA
- a CDS encoding thymidylate synthase, whose translation MKAYLDLMQDVVDNGFDKGDRTGVGTRSVFGRQIRFNLQEGFPLVTTKKVHLRSIIYELLWFLRGSTDNTWLQERKVSIWNEWALENGDLGPIYGKQWRSWQCPNGEVVDQISEVIEQIRTKPNSRRLIVSAWNPAELPDESIGPQDNVREGRMALAPCHCLFQFYVVDGKLSCQLYQRSADLFLGVPFNIASYALLTHMIAQQCDLDVGEFVHTFGDCHLYQNHLTDDIVFEQLKREPRALPTLVIKRKPASIFEYELEDFDFEGYDPYPGIKAPIAI comes from the coding sequence ATGAAAGCCTATCTCGACCTTATGCAAGACGTTGTTGATAACGGATTCGACAAGGGAGACCGCACCGGTGTCGGAACCCGGTCGGTGTTTGGCCGTCAGATTCGCTTCAACCTGCAGGAGGGCTTCCCTCTGGTAACTACCAAAAAGGTCCACCTGCGCAGTATCATCTACGAATTGCTCTGGTTTCTCCGCGGCTCCACTGACAACACCTGGCTTCAGGAGCGCAAAGTCTCGATCTGGAACGAGTGGGCATTGGAAAATGGTGATCTCGGGCCGATCTATGGCAAACAATGGCGCAGCTGGCAGTGCCCCAATGGCGAGGTGGTTGACCAGATCAGCGAAGTGATCGAGCAGATTCGCACCAAACCGAATTCCCGCAGGCTGATCGTGTCCGCCTGGAACCCCGCTGAGCTTCCGGATGAGTCCATCGGTCCCCAGGATAACGTTCGCGAGGGCCGAATGGCGCTGGCGCCCTGTCACTGCCTTTTTCAGTTCTACGTGGTGGACGGCAAGCTCTCCTGCCAGCTTTACCAGCGAAGCGCCGATCTGTTCCTGGGCGTGCCTTTTAATATTGCCTCGTACGCCTTGCTGACGCACATGATTGCCCAGCAGTGTGACCTGGATGTCGGTGAGTTTGTGCATACCTTCGGCGACTGTCACCTCTACCAGAACCATCTGACCGATGACATCGTCTTCGAACAGTTGAAGCGCGAGCCCCGCGCGTTGCCGACGTTGGTGATCAAACGCAAACCCGCGAGTATCTTCGAGTATGAACTGGAAGACTTCGACTTTGAGGGCTATGACCCCTACCCGGGCATCAAGGCGCCGATTGCCATCTGA
- the lgt gene encoding prolipoprotein diacylglyceryl transferase: MLQHPQIDPVAIAIGPLKIHWYGLTYLFGFLAGWWLGRIRTRKPWSPINEEQMGDLLFYLALGVILGGRFGYVLFYNFDAFLADPLWLLRVWEGGMSFHGGLLGVMFAMWWYGRKMGSGFWRLADFVAPLVPLGLGAGRIGNFINGELWGKPTDVAWGMVFQTAPDSLARHPSQLYQFALEGVALFVILWWFSSRQRPTMAVSGLFLICYGVFRFLVEFVRQPDQQLGYLAFDWLTMGQVLSFPMIVAGAALMFIAYRRQAR; encoded by the coding sequence ATGCTGCAGCATCCCCAGATTGATCCGGTGGCAATTGCCATCGGCCCCCTCAAGATCCACTGGTACGGTCTGACTTATCTGTTCGGTTTTCTAGCCGGCTGGTGGCTTGGACGCATTCGCACCCGCAAGCCCTGGTCGCCTATCAACGAAGAGCAGATGGGCGACCTTCTGTTTTACCTGGCCCTGGGGGTCATCCTGGGCGGCCGCTTCGGCTATGTCCTGTTCTACAACTTTGACGCCTTCCTGGCGGACCCGCTCTGGCTGCTGCGGGTCTGGGAAGGGGGCATGTCTTTCCACGGCGGTTTGCTGGGCGTGATGTTCGCCATGTGGTGGTATGGCCGCAAGATGGGCAGCGGATTCTGGCGCCTGGCCGACTTCGTGGCGCCGCTGGTGCCCCTTGGACTCGGCGCAGGGCGGATCGGCAACTTTATAAACGGCGAGTTGTGGGGCAAGCCCACTGACGTTGCCTGGGGTATGGTGTTTCAAACGGCTCCGGATTCTCTAGCCCGTCATCCCTCCCAGCTTTACCAGTTTGCCCTGGAAGGCGTGGCCCTGTTCGTGATCCTGTGGTGGTTCTCATCCCGGCAGCGCCCGACCATGGCGGTTTCCGGTCTGTTCCTCATCTGCTACGGCGTGTTCCGCTTCCTGGTGGAATTCGTGCGTCAGCCGGATCAGCAGCTGGGCTATCTTGCCTTTGACTGGCTTACCATGGGACAGGTACTGTCCTTCCCGATGATCGTTGCCGGCGCCGCCCTGATGTTTATTGCCTACCGGAGACAAGCCCGATGA
- a CDS encoding dihydrofolate reductase, whose protein sequence is MRKALIVAMSRNRVIGRNNNLPWYLPGDLRYFKQATMGKPIIMGRKTWDSIGRPLPGRMNVVISRNEAWEAPTGTVAAKSLPEALVKAEAQAELEGGDEVMIIGGGQIYAEALPMVDRMYITQVHAEVDGDAFFPEVNWDEWEEIGREDFSASDNNPYDYSFVVYQRQA, encoded by the coding sequence ATGAGAAAAGCCCTGATCGTTGCCATGTCCCGTAACCGGGTCATCGGCCGCAATAACAATCTGCCCTGGTATCTGCCGGGTGACCTCCGTTATTTCAAGCAGGCCACCATGGGCAAGCCCATTATCATGGGTCGGAAGACCTGGGATTCCATCGGTCGGCCGCTGCCGGGGCGGATGAACGTGGTGATCTCGCGCAATGAAGCCTGGGAAGCGCCAACCGGAACAGTGGCTGCGAAGTCTTTGCCCGAAGCGCTGGTGAAGGCCGAGGCGCAGGCGGAGCTGGAAGGTGGTGACGAAGTGATGATTATCGGTGGCGGGCAGATCTACGCCGAGGCATTGCCGATGGTTGATCGGATGTACATCACCCAGGTGCACGCTGAGGTGGACGGCGATGCGTTTTTTCCGGAAGTAAACTGGGATGAGTGGGAAGAAATCGGACGGGAGGATTTCTCCGCGTCCGATAACAACCCTTACGACTACAGTTTCGTGGTCTATCAGCGTCAGGCTTAA
- a CDS encoding sulfite exporter TauE/SafE family protein, with protein sequence MTLFYVIASYLALGALAGTVAGLFGIGGGLIIVPVLMFTFGLQGIDPDIIPHLAVGTSLATIVFTSVSSIRSHNKHGAVRWDLFRPMTVGIIGGALVGAWTASLMSGRALELVIGIFVILVGLKMFFQVDPKPGRDVPGVAGLGVAGGFIGWGSAIFGIGGGTLTVPYLSWCNVRMQQAVGTSAACGLPIAVSGALGNIWTGWHHPAVPELSAGFIYLPALIGIILTSVFFARVGANLAHRLNPQILKRTFSIMLLLVGLRFLLS encoded by the coding sequence ATGACTCTGTTTTACGTAATAGCTTCTTATCTGGCCCTCGGTGCCCTGGCAGGCACCGTGGCGGGGCTGTTCGGCATTGGTGGCGGGCTGATCATCGTGCCCGTGTTGATGTTCACCTTTGGTCTGCAGGGAATCGACCCGGATATCATTCCCCATCTGGCCGTAGGCACCTCGCTCGCGACCATCGTGTTCACCTCGGTCAGCTCCATTCGCTCCCATAACAAGCACGGTGCGGTGCGCTGGGATCTGTTCCGGCCCATGACGGTCGGGATTATTGGCGGCGCCCTGGTTGGCGCCTGGACGGCATCCCTGATGAGCGGGCGCGCGCTCGAACTGGTCATCGGCATTTTTGTCATTCTGGTGGGGCTGAAAATGTTTTTCCAGGTTGACCCCAAGCCGGGTCGCGACGTTCCCGGGGTGGCAGGCCTCGGCGTCGCCGGTGGTTTTATCGGCTGGGGGTCGGCGATTTTCGGAATCGGCGGGGGAACCCTTACGGTGCCTTACCTGAGCTGGTGTAACGTGCGGATGCAGCAGGCGGTCGGTACATCTGCTGCCTGTGGCCTGCCCATCGCCGTGTCCGGTGCGCTGGGTAACATCTGGACCGGGTGGCATCATCCCGCAGTGCCGGAACTGAGCGCCGGCTTCATTTATCTGCCTGCGCTCATAGGTATCATTCTCACCAGCGTTTTCTTTGCCCGGGTGGGCGCCAATCTGGCCCATCGGCTGAACCCGCAGATTCTCAAGCGTACGTTCTCCATCATGCTCCTGCTGGTGGGTCTCCGTTTTCTCCTGAGCTGA